The Bacillus vallismortis genome window below encodes:
- a CDS encoding MerR family transcriptional regulator → MKESYYSIGEVSKLANVSIKALRYYDKIDLFKPVYVDPDTSYRYYTDSQLYHLDLIKSLKYIGTPLEEMKKAQDLEMEELFAFYTEQEKQIREKLEFLSALEETISLVKKRMKRQIEYPALGEVFVLDEEETRIIQTEAEGIGPENVLNASYSKLKTFIESADGFANNSYGATFSFLPYTSIDEMTYRHIFTPVLTNKQISAVTPDMEITTIPKGTYVCIAYHFSPEHYFLNLQKLIKYIIDRQLTVASDVYELIIPIHYSPKKQEEYRVEMKIRIAES, encoded by the coding sequence ATGAAGGAATCGTATTACTCAATTGGAGAAGTATCAAAACTGGCAAACGTGTCGATTAAAGCGCTCCGTTATTACGATAAAATTGATTTATTTAAACCCGTCTATGTCGACCCGGATACAAGCTACCGCTATTATACGGATTCCCAGCTTTATCATCTGGATCTCATCAAATCATTGAAATATATCGGCACACCTTTAGAGGAGATGAAAAAGGCACAAGACTTAGAGATGGAAGAACTGTTTGCTTTTTATACAGAGCAGGAGAAGCAAATCAGGGAGAAATTGGAGTTTTTATCAGCATTGGAAGAAACCATTTCACTGGTGAAAAAGCGGATGAAACGGCAGATAGAATACCCTGCGCTCGGGGAGGTGTTTGTTTTAGATGAAGAAGAAACACGCATCATTCAGACAGAGGCAGAGGGAATCGGACCTGAAAACGTGCTCAACGCCTCCTACAGCAAATTAAAAACATTTATCGAATCAGCAGATGGATTTGCGAACAATAGCTACGGTGCCACTTTCTCGTTTCTCCCGTACACCAGCATTGATGAAATGACTTACCGCCATATCTTTACGCCTGTATTGACGAATAAACAAATTTCCGCCGTTACCCCGGATATGGAAATCACAACGATCCCTAAAGGCACATACGTTTGCATCGCGTACCATTTTTCGCCTGAGCATTATTTTCTCAACTTACAGAAGCTTATCAAGTATATCATAGACCGCCAATTAACAGTTGCCAGTGATGTTTACGAGTTAATCATACCGATTCATTACTCGCCTAAAAAACAAGAGGAATACCGGGTTGAAATGAAAATCAGAATTGCTGAGTCATGA
- a CDS encoding dihydrolipoamide acetyltransferase family protein, producing MAIEQMTMPQLGESVTEGTISKWLIAPGDKVNKYDPIAEVMTDKVNAEVPSSFTGTITELVGEEGQTLQVGEIICKIEIEGVNPSEQKQEQPEAPEPAETPVAESRSEADNQPNKKRYSPAVLRLAGEHGIDLDQVTGSGAGGRITRKDIQRIIETGGVQKRPEEPTTAAPAAESAPKTEPKDEISYPASASGDKEIPVTAVRKAIASNMKRSKTEIPHAWTMMEVDVTNMVAYRNSIKHSFKQTEGFNITFFAFFVKAVAQALKEFPQMNSMWAGDKIIQKKDINISIAVATEDSLFVPVIKNADEKTIKGIAREINGLAKKVREGKLSADDMQGGTFTVNNTGSFGSVQSMGIINYPQAAILQVESIVKRPVVMDHGMIAVRDMVNLCLSLDHRVLDGLVCGRFLGRVKQILESIDEKTSVY from the coding sequence ATGGCAATTGAACAAATGACGATGCCGCAGCTTGGAGAAAGCGTGACGGAAGGGACGATCAGCAAATGGCTAATTGCCCCCGGTGATAAAGTAAACAAATACGATCCGATAGCGGAAGTCATGACAGATAAGGTCAATGCAGAGGTTCCATCTTCTTTTACCGGTACGATAACAGAGCTTGTGGGAGAAGAAGGCCAGACTCTGCAAGTCGGGGAAATCATTTGTAAAATCGAAATAGAAGGCGTGAATCCGTCTGAACAAAAACAAGAGCAGCCAGAGGCACCAGAACCCGCTGAAACACCTGTTGCAGAAAGCCGATCCGAAGCAGACAACCAGCCCAATAAAAAGCGCTACTCGCCAGCTGTACTCCGTTTGGCCGGAGAGCACGGCATTGATCTTGATCAAGTGACAGGATCAGGTGCAGGCGGACGCATTACGCGAAAAGATATTCAGCGCATCATTGAAACAGGCGGTGTGCAAAAGCGGCCTGAGGAGCCGACAACAGCAGCTCCTGCAGCAGAGTCTGCACCAAAAACAGAGCCGAAGGACGAGATTTCATATCCTGCGTCTGCATCGGGAGATAAAGAAATCCCTGTCACAGCTGTAAGAAAAGCAATTGCTTCCAATATGAAACGCAGCAAAACAGAAATTCCGCATGCTTGGACGATGATGGAAGTCGACGTCACAAATATGGTGGCATATCGCAACAGTATAAAACATTCATTCAAGCAGACAGAAGGCTTTAATATAACGTTCTTCGCCTTTTTTGTAAAAGCGGTCGCTCAGGCGTTAAAAGAATTCCCGCAAATGAATAGCATGTGGGCGGGAGACAAAATCATTCAAAAAAAAGATATCAATATTTCAATCGCTGTTGCCACAGAGGATTCTTTATTTGTTCCGGTGATTAAAAACGCTGATGAAAAAACAATTAAAGGCATTGCGAGAGAAATTAACGGCCTTGCTAAAAAAGTGAGAGAGGGAAAACTCTCAGCAGATGACATGCAGGGAGGGACGTTTACCGTCAACAATACAGGTTCGTTCGGATCTGTTCAGTCGATGGGTATCATCAATTACCCTCAAGCTGCGATTCTTCAAGTGGAATCCATCGTCAAGCGCCCGGTTGTCATGGATCATGGCATGATTGCTGTCAGAGACATGGTCAATCTGTGCCTGTCCTTGGATCACAGAGTGCTTGACGGCCTTGTGTGCGGACGATTCCTCGGACGAGTAAAACAAATTTTAGAATCGATTGACGAGAAAACATCTGTTTACTAA